The following proteins come from a genomic window of Lycium ferocissimum isolate CSIRO_LF1 chromosome 4, AGI_CSIRO_Lferr_CH_V1, whole genome shotgun sequence:
- the LOC132053314 gene encoding glutamyl-tRNA(Gln) amidotransferase subunit A, chloroplastic/mitochondrial-like — protein MLSTLQTPRLLRFPTFSIKCLSTSLPLPTPLPSTTPPPQSQILTTRKSLLSREISAVDLATTFLTRLRHTEPHLKSFLYVSDVVLKEAEEVDRKIRDNNEELGPLAGVLIGVKDNIVTCDMPSTAGSKILENYIPPFDATVVEKIRKKGAIVIGKTNMDEFGMGSTTEGSAYQVTANPWDLSRVPGGSSGGSAAAVSARQCMVSLGSDTGGSVRQPASFCGVVGLKPTYGRVSRYGLVAYASSLDVIGCFGSSVADAGILLHAISGHDKFDATSSKREVPDFASQFIASDQLDSKPLKGLRVGLIRETIEDGVDPEVISSIRGAASHLEELGCTVTEVSLPSFSLGLPAYYILASSESSSNLSRYDGVRYGKQVVAEELNSLYGESRAEGLGSEVKMRILMGTYGLSAGYYDAYYKRAQQVRTLVRESFRAALDENDILISPAAPSAAYKIGEKKNDPLSMYAGDIMTVNVNLAGLPALVLPCGFVDNKSVSLPVGIQMIGAAFEEEKLLKVGHIFEQTLQGCSFIPPLVADELAC, from the exons ATGTTATCTACACTACAAACCCCTCGTCTTCTCCGTTTCCCCACTTTCTCTATCAAATGTCTCTCCACATCCCTTCCACTACCCACCCCCCTCCCTTCCACTACCCCACCACCCCAATCCCAAATCCTCACAACCCGTAAATCTCTCTTATCTCGTGAAATCTCAGCCGTTGATCTTGCCACAACATTCTTAACACGTTTACGACACACTGAACCTCACTTAAAAAGCTTCCTTTATGTATCCGATGTTGTATTAAAGGAAGCTGAGGAAGTTGACAGGAAAATTAGAGATAATAATGAAGAGTTGGGCCCACTTGCTGGGGTTTTAATTGGTGTTAAAGATAATATTGTTACGTGTGATATGCCTTCAACTGCTGGTTCTAAGATTTTGGAGAATTATATACCACCTTTTGATGCTACTGTTGTTGAAAAGATTAGGAAAAAAGGTGCTATTGTTATTGGGAAAACTAATATGGATGAGTTTGGTATGGGAAGTACTACTGAAGGTTCAGCTTAtcag GTGACAGCAAATCCTTGGGATTTGTCCCGGGTACCAGGTGGTTCATCGGGGGGTTCAGCTGCAGCTGTTTCTGCTAGACAATGTATGGTATCATTGGGAAGTGATACTGGTGGAAGTGTTAGGCAACCGGCATCTTTCTGTGGTGTTGTTGGTCTGAAACCAACATATGGTCGTGTCTCGAGATACGGACTTGTGGCATATGCTTCGTCTCTGGATGTTATTGGTTGTTTTGGCTCATCAGTTGCTGATGCAGGCATTCTCCTTCATGCAATTTCTGGTCACGACAAGTTTGATGCAACAAGCAGCAAGAGA GAAGTTCCCGACTTTGCTTCCCAATTTATTGCAAGTGATCAGTTGGACTCCAAACCTCTGAAAGGACTGAGAGTTGGTCTGATCCGGGAAACCATTGAAGATGGAGTTGACCCGGAAGTAATTTCTTCAATCCGCGGTGCTGCTAGTCATCTTGAAGAACTTGGATGCACTGTCACCGAG GTCTCGTTACCATCCTTCTCTCTTGGATTGCCAGCTTACTATATCCTTGCTTCATCTGAATCTTCTTCAAATTTATCCCGTTATGATGGTGTCAG GTACGGGAAACAAGTTGTCGCTGAAGAGTTAAACTCCCTTTACGGGGAATCCCGTGCCGAAGGCTTAGGTTCTGAG GTGAAAATGAGAATCCTAATGGGGACATATGGTCTGTCTGCTGGTTATTATGATGCATACTACAAGCGAGCCCAGCAG GTAAGGACTTTGGTAAGGGAAAGCTTCAGGGCAGCATTAGATGAGAACGATATTTTGATTTCACCTGCTGCACCATCAGCCGCTTATAAAATTG GTGAAAAGAAGAACGACCCGTTGTCAATGTATGCTGGTGATATCATGACT GTCAATGTCAACTTGGCTGGTCTTCCAGCATTAGTTCTCCCTTGTGGATTTGTTGATAACAAGTCTGTGTCCCTTCCTGTTGGTATTCAGATGATTGGTGCTGCATTTGAAGAG